A genomic segment from Micropterus dolomieu isolate WLL.071019.BEF.003 ecotype Adirondacks linkage group LG03, ASM2129224v1, whole genome shotgun sequence encodes:
- the mms22l gene encoding protein MMS22-like isoform X1, with the protein MADDFSQSLTPPVSPFKADSLCELTPAQPPCFCCSETKDDPTGSLSTEGYTARGSLKRLLLRLDPAPAEYETDTVEIFGFPWVTETALVESTKLLFGLFRQKVYRLETMVQSSSHDFGQAGNLHYEAEDLRQQCISFLQYVKVFLHRYLDPPSCLDAGHSHPYEELEAQLPSALLEELLGITLLIGRLKDLPANVQSAFTILNQGKIFPPSWHLLHLHLDIHWSVLEILHLLGHKMQGQVVYAHQFVNLTGENLTDSSLFEEHLCSLLCDLTGLAIGKYSKVRPTEALSSHHYLCSCTKELWVLLIHLLEYRNKVLHTQSFWSYMNSLLRPLVSGKPAAEQFSGLPTHCKDPLGFTWWLLTHLAMLGQYSHNGTLQNEKQLCDNWTLVEELLKLTCNPKGGLAEEQVRMHVHCCLSLCLLWEPSTSAVSTLWDYYSKNLSASFTIPWLGMSGVGTLYKTPLALLEQARSCCSPSPLHSPGHTQLYRLSKSFHIFLRVLALCLAQDRCGGVPQRQIKGRIYSKFSSKKMQELSEVGLMNFLLLFLVVARQVELEDVASRACELLGFLPSNCPPGQRTLVWRGQLSLLLLFQERGLDVGAQASWLASSFNETAKEFYNKTTEVSRRLALWGPLGSYLEGVAEVFETSTGLSLSEEKLLNEGFDWLLPACRLSELNSALGFLQIVLAQLRRVHQRSVQSAPTSAWAPATTSVVKERHLAVAAALWAHFFPFLRSLRLSQTPPTQLADAAAGFTLLAFDLPHSAPQDLQPNPVQSMMQCFGWDDMVHPLLVTRYLPHLLQNSELVSSLSTDSAVVSGSAQSLSVRAWFRCVLQQHLHKNPDGSDSRTGRAVEEQLCELTRLVLRLPEVDSLLQRAGVQPTATRLEPNSVLEMFVKAVGSVYSGLRVLSERSAMVTRALDYIGDILKHIKPSLVSKNQEGLQLAYWAVGCIVKHWSPLLATSKAQQLLFRIVDGLLLPHNLTQQDKALRDSLPLYLQGLSVASSVSQSQGAYVKQQLRSVTRRYLDHFLPASPSVGIIANHPVLLSACEANPTTWGAALRKTILEVLCENFLQFKGHAPSPRLASVLMFLLELLRRNSDSDPALLTLPLPSLLRCVMLVNDPQVRKISTDALQLVVERCAAASTEGPCDQMISVLRSFVEENEGIYDRQVYSVLETVAVLNPSVVQALVPNLSLSLRNTEHKRGLGKNITLRTAYRKLLCLLGESGQAEMTSLEED; encoded by the exons ATGGCAGACGACTTCAGCCAATCCCTTACCCCACCAGTTTCTCCTTTCAAAGCCGACAGCCTATGTGAGCTGACTCCAGCCCAGCCGCCATGCTTTTGCTGCTCTGAAACAAAAGATGACCCCACTGGATCACTCTCCACAGAGGGATACACAGCTAGAGGCTCCCTGAAGCG GCTGCTGTTGCGTCTTGACCCGGCCCCTGCAGAGTATGAGACAGACACTGTGGAGATCTTTGGCTTCCCCTGGGtaacagagacagcactggtggaATCTACAAAGCTACTCTTCGGTCTGTTCAG ACAAAAGGTGTACAGGCTGGAGACCATGGTGCAGTCCAGCTCACATGACTTTG GTCAAGCAGGCAACCTCCACTATGAAGCAGAGGACCTCAGACAACAGTGTATTTCATTTCTTCAGTATGTTAAAGTCTTCTTGCACAG GTACCTGGATCCTCCCAGCTGCCTAGATGCAGGTCACTCACACCCATATGAGGAGCTGGAGGCTCagctcccctctgctcttctggAGGAGCTGCTTGGCATCACTCTCCTCATAGGGCGACTCAAAGACCTCCCTGCCAACGTTCAGAGTGCCTTTACTATACTTAACCAGGGAAAG ATTTTTCCTCCCTCTTGGCATTTGTTACACCTTCATCTTGACATCCATTGGTCAGTCTTGGAGATCCTCCACCTACTTGGTCACAAGATGCAAG GCCAGGTGGTGTACGCCCACCAGTTTGTGAATCTGACGGGAGAGAACCTGACGGATTCCAGTCTGTTTGAAGAGCACCTGTGCAGTCTGCTGTGTGACCTAACTGGTTTGGCCATAGGCAAATACAGCAAG GTGAGGCCTACAGAGGCACTGAGCAGCCATCACTACCTTTGCTCCTGCACCAAAGAGCTGTGGGTCCTGCTCATACACCTTCTGGAATACAGGAATAAAGTGTTGCACACACAG TCTTTCTGGAGCTACATGAACTCGTTGTTGAGGCCTCTGGTTTCAGGGAAACCAGCCGCAGAGCAGTTCAGTGGCCTCCCCACACACTGCAAGGACCCTCTGGGATTCACATGGTGGCTGCTCACTCATTTAGCAATGTTAGGGCAGTACAGTCATAACGGCACACTCCAGAATGAG aaacagctgtgtgatAATTGGACGTTGGTGGAAGAGTTGCTCAAGTTAACTTGTAACCCTAAG GGAGGTCTAGCGGAGGAGCAGGTCAGGATGCATGTCCACTGCTGTCTCAGTCTCTGTCTGCTGTGGGAACCGAGCACCAGTGCTGTCTCCACCCTCTGGGACTACTACAGCAAGAATCTG AGCGCTTCATTCACCATACCCTGGCTCGGGATGTCTGGCGTGGGGACTTTGTACAAGACGCCCCTGGCTCTGTTGGAGCAGGCCCGCAGCTGCTGCTCCCCCTCTCCCCTCCACTCTCCAGGACACACCCAGCTCTACCGCTTATCCAAATCCTTCCACATCTTCCTTCGAGTGCTGGCCCTGTGCCTCGCCCAGGACAGGTGTGGTGGAGTCCCACAGAGACAGATCAAAGGAAG GATTTATTCCAAGTTTTCCTCAAAGAAGATGCAGGAGCTCTCAGAGGTGGGCCTCATGaacttcctgctgctgtttctggtGGTGGCCAGGCAGGTAGAGCTGGAGGATGTGGCCAGCAGAGCCTGTGAGCTGCTGGGCTTCCTTCCCTCTAACTGTCCCCCTGGGCAACGCACCCTGGTCTGGAGGGGACAGCTATCACTACTGTTGTTGTTCCAG GAGAGGGGTCTGGATGTTGGTGCACAGGCTAGCTGGCTTGCCTCCTCATTTAATGAGACGGCCAAAGAGTTCTACAATAAGACCACAGAGGTGTCTCGCAGACTTGCCCTCTGGGGGCCCCTCGGCTCATACCTGGAGGGCGTGGCTGAGGTGTTTGAGACGAGCACCGGTCTCAGCCTATCAGAGGAGAAGCTGCTCAACGAAGGGTTTGATTGGTTGTTGCCTGCTTGCCGCCTATCAGAGCTGAATTCTGCCCTGGGTTTTCTGCAGATCGTCCTCGCCCAGCTCAG ACGGGTACATCAGCGCAGTGTCCAGTCAGCACCCACCTCGGCTTGGGCTCCTGCTACCACCAGTGTGGTGAAAGAGCGCCACCTAGCGGTGGCAGCAGCACTCTGGGCGCACTTCTTCCCCTTCCTGCGCAGCCTACGCCTCTCCCAGACCCCTCCAACACAGCTGGCAGATGCTGCTGCAG GCTTCACCCTGTTGGCCTTTGATCttccccactctgccccccaggACCTTCAGCCCAACCCAGTCCAGTCTATGATGCAATGCTTTGGCTGGGACGACATGGTTCACCCACTTCTGGTTACTCGCTACCTTCCCCATCTGCTCCAAAACAG TGAGCTGGTGTCCTCGCTAAGCACCGATTCTGCCGTTGTGTCCGGTTCGGCACAAAGTCTGTCAGTGAGGGCCTGGTTCCGCTGTGTTCTGCAGCAGCACCTTCACAAGAACCCAGATGGGTCTGACAGTAGAACAG GCCGGGCTGTGGAGGAGCAGTTGTGTGAACTGACCCGACTTGTGCTGAGGCTTCCCGAGGTGGACAGTCTTCTGCAGAGAGCAGGCGTCCAGCCCACAGCCACCAGGCTAGAGCCCAATTCAGTCCTGGAGATGTTTGTCAAG GCTGTAGGCAGTGTGTACAGCGGACTGCGGGTTTTGTCTGAGCGTTCAGCCATGGTGACCAGGGCCCTGGACTACATTGGTGACATCCTGAAACACATTAAACCCTCTCTGGTCAGCAAGAACCAAGAGGGTCTGCAGCTGGCCTACTGGGCTGTTG GTTGCATAGTGAAGCACTGGAGCCCCCTGCTGGCCACATCTAAAGCACAGCAGCTTCTCTTCCGCATTGTGGACGGGCTGCTGCTTCCCCACAACCTCACACAGCAGGACAAAGCACTCAGGGACAGCCTGCCTCTATATTTACAG GGTCTGTCAGTGGCTTCCAGTGTGTCGCAGTCACAGGGCGCCTATGTGAAGCAGCAGCTCCGCTCGGTTACCCGCAGATATCTGGACCATTTCCTTCCAGCCTCCCCCTCAGTGGGCATAATTGCCAACCACCCAGTGCTTCTGAGTGCCTGCGAGGCCAACCCAACCACCTGGGGGGCAGCGCTGAGGAAGACCATCCTGGAGGTGCTCTG tGAGAACTTCCTGCAGTTTAAGGGTCACGCCCCTTCACCTAGGCTAGCGTCAGTCCTGATGTTCCTCTTAGAGCTTCTGAGACGAAACAGTGACTCAGACCCCGCCCTCCTCACTCTGCCCCTCCCGTCTCTGCTGCGCTGTGTGATGCTGGTCAACGACCCACAGG TGAGGAAGATAAGCACAGATGCCTTACAGCTTGTGGTAGAGCGATGCGCTGCTGCATCTACAGAGGGACCGTGTGACCAGATGATCAGTGTCTTACG GTCATTTGTGGAGGAGAATGAAGGCATCTACGACAGGCAGGTATACAGTGTCCTGGAGACGGTGGCTGTTTTAAATCCCTCTGTGGTTCAAGCTCTCGTTCCCAACCTGTCTCTCAGTCtgagaaacactgaacacaagaGAGGACTGGGCAAGAACATCACCTTGAG GACTGCATATAGAAAGTTGCTGTGCCTCCTTGGGGAAAGTGGGCAGGCAGAAATGACCAGTCTGGAAGAGGACTga
- the mms22l gene encoding protein MMS22-like isoform X2: MADDFSQSLTPPVSPFKADSLCELTPAQPPCFCCSETKDDPTGSLSTEGYTARGSLKRLLLRLDPAPAEYETDTVEIFGFPWVTETALVESTKLLFGLFRQKVYRLETMVQSSSHDFGQAGNLHYEAEDLRQQCISFLQYVKVFLHRYLDPPSCLDAGHSHPYEELEAQLPSALLEELLGITLLIGRLKDLPANVQSAFTILNQGKIFPPSWHLLHLHLDIHWSVLEILHLLGHKMQGQVVYAHQFVNLTGENLTDSSLFEEHLCSLLCDLTGLAIGKYSKVRPTEALSSHHYLCSCTKELWVLLIHLLEYRNKVLHTQSFWSYMNSLLRPLVSGKPAAEQFSGLPTHCKDPLGFTWWLLTHLAMLGQYSHNGTLQNEKQLCDNWTLVEELLKLTCNPKGGLAEEQVRMHVHCCLSLCLLWEPSTSAVSTLWDYYSKNLSASFTIPWLGMSGVGTLYKTPLALLEQARSCCSPSPLHSPGHTQLYRLSKSFHIFLRVLALCLAQDRCGGVPQRQIKGRIYSKFSSKKMQELSEVGLMNFLLLFLVVARQVELEDVASRACELLGFLPSNCPPGQRTLVWRGQLSLLLLFQERGLDVGAQASWLASSFNETAKEFYNKTTEVSRRLALWGPLGSYLEGVAEVFETSTGLSLSEEKLLNEGFDWLLPACRLSELNSALGFLQIVLAQLRRVHQRSVQSAPTSAWAPATTSVVKERHLAVAAALWAHFFPFLRSLRLSQTPPTQLADAAAGFTLLAFDLPHSAPQDLQPNPVQSMMQCFGWDDMVHPLLVTRYLPHLLQNSELVSSLSTDSAVVSGSAQSLSVRAWFRCVLQQHLHKNPDGSDSRTGRAVEEQLCELTRLVLRLPEVDSLLQRAGVQPTATRLEPNSVLEMFVKAVGSVYSGLRVLSERSAMVTRALDYIGDILKHIKPSLVSKNQEGLQLAYWAVGCIVKHWSPLLATSKAQQLLFRIVDGLLLPHNLTQQDKALRDSLPLYLQGLSVASSVSQSQGAYVKQQLRSVTRRYLDHFLPASPSVGIIANHPVLLSACEANPTTWGAALRKTILEVLCENFLQFKGHAPSPRLASVLMFLLELLRRNSDSDPALLTLPLPSLLRCVMLVNDPQVRKISTDALQLVVERCAAASTEGPCDQMISVLRSFVEENEGIYDRQVYSVLETVAVLNPSVVQALVPNLSLSLRNTEHKRGLGKNITLRTSSRTCHQLQESLVSHTKFINLVI, translated from the exons ATGGCAGACGACTTCAGCCAATCCCTTACCCCACCAGTTTCTCCTTTCAAAGCCGACAGCCTATGTGAGCTGACTCCAGCCCAGCCGCCATGCTTTTGCTGCTCTGAAACAAAAGATGACCCCACTGGATCACTCTCCACAGAGGGATACACAGCTAGAGGCTCCCTGAAGCG GCTGCTGTTGCGTCTTGACCCGGCCCCTGCAGAGTATGAGACAGACACTGTGGAGATCTTTGGCTTCCCCTGGGtaacagagacagcactggtggaATCTACAAAGCTACTCTTCGGTCTGTTCAG ACAAAAGGTGTACAGGCTGGAGACCATGGTGCAGTCCAGCTCACATGACTTTG GTCAAGCAGGCAACCTCCACTATGAAGCAGAGGACCTCAGACAACAGTGTATTTCATTTCTTCAGTATGTTAAAGTCTTCTTGCACAG GTACCTGGATCCTCCCAGCTGCCTAGATGCAGGTCACTCACACCCATATGAGGAGCTGGAGGCTCagctcccctctgctcttctggAGGAGCTGCTTGGCATCACTCTCCTCATAGGGCGACTCAAAGACCTCCCTGCCAACGTTCAGAGTGCCTTTACTATACTTAACCAGGGAAAG ATTTTTCCTCCCTCTTGGCATTTGTTACACCTTCATCTTGACATCCATTGGTCAGTCTTGGAGATCCTCCACCTACTTGGTCACAAGATGCAAG GCCAGGTGGTGTACGCCCACCAGTTTGTGAATCTGACGGGAGAGAACCTGACGGATTCCAGTCTGTTTGAAGAGCACCTGTGCAGTCTGCTGTGTGACCTAACTGGTTTGGCCATAGGCAAATACAGCAAG GTGAGGCCTACAGAGGCACTGAGCAGCCATCACTACCTTTGCTCCTGCACCAAAGAGCTGTGGGTCCTGCTCATACACCTTCTGGAATACAGGAATAAAGTGTTGCACACACAG TCTTTCTGGAGCTACATGAACTCGTTGTTGAGGCCTCTGGTTTCAGGGAAACCAGCCGCAGAGCAGTTCAGTGGCCTCCCCACACACTGCAAGGACCCTCTGGGATTCACATGGTGGCTGCTCACTCATTTAGCAATGTTAGGGCAGTACAGTCATAACGGCACACTCCAGAATGAG aaacagctgtgtgatAATTGGACGTTGGTGGAAGAGTTGCTCAAGTTAACTTGTAACCCTAAG GGAGGTCTAGCGGAGGAGCAGGTCAGGATGCATGTCCACTGCTGTCTCAGTCTCTGTCTGCTGTGGGAACCGAGCACCAGTGCTGTCTCCACCCTCTGGGACTACTACAGCAAGAATCTG AGCGCTTCATTCACCATACCCTGGCTCGGGATGTCTGGCGTGGGGACTTTGTACAAGACGCCCCTGGCTCTGTTGGAGCAGGCCCGCAGCTGCTGCTCCCCCTCTCCCCTCCACTCTCCAGGACACACCCAGCTCTACCGCTTATCCAAATCCTTCCACATCTTCCTTCGAGTGCTGGCCCTGTGCCTCGCCCAGGACAGGTGTGGTGGAGTCCCACAGAGACAGATCAAAGGAAG GATTTATTCCAAGTTTTCCTCAAAGAAGATGCAGGAGCTCTCAGAGGTGGGCCTCATGaacttcctgctgctgtttctggtGGTGGCCAGGCAGGTAGAGCTGGAGGATGTGGCCAGCAGAGCCTGTGAGCTGCTGGGCTTCCTTCCCTCTAACTGTCCCCCTGGGCAACGCACCCTGGTCTGGAGGGGACAGCTATCACTACTGTTGTTGTTCCAG GAGAGGGGTCTGGATGTTGGTGCACAGGCTAGCTGGCTTGCCTCCTCATTTAATGAGACGGCCAAAGAGTTCTACAATAAGACCACAGAGGTGTCTCGCAGACTTGCCCTCTGGGGGCCCCTCGGCTCATACCTGGAGGGCGTGGCTGAGGTGTTTGAGACGAGCACCGGTCTCAGCCTATCAGAGGAGAAGCTGCTCAACGAAGGGTTTGATTGGTTGTTGCCTGCTTGCCGCCTATCAGAGCTGAATTCTGCCCTGGGTTTTCTGCAGATCGTCCTCGCCCAGCTCAG ACGGGTACATCAGCGCAGTGTCCAGTCAGCACCCACCTCGGCTTGGGCTCCTGCTACCACCAGTGTGGTGAAAGAGCGCCACCTAGCGGTGGCAGCAGCACTCTGGGCGCACTTCTTCCCCTTCCTGCGCAGCCTACGCCTCTCCCAGACCCCTCCAACACAGCTGGCAGATGCTGCTGCAG GCTTCACCCTGTTGGCCTTTGATCttccccactctgccccccaggACCTTCAGCCCAACCCAGTCCAGTCTATGATGCAATGCTTTGGCTGGGACGACATGGTTCACCCACTTCTGGTTACTCGCTACCTTCCCCATCTGCTCCAAAACAG TGAGCTGGTGTCCTCGCTAAGCACCGATTCTGCCGTTGTGTCCGGTTCGGCACAAAGTCTGTCAGTGAGGGCCTGGTTCCGCTGTGTTCTGCAGCAGCACCTTCACAAGAACCCAGATGGGTCTGACAGTAGAACAG GCCGGGCTGTGGAGGAGCAGTTGTGTGAACTGACCCGACTTGTGCTGAGGCTTCCCGAGGTGGACAGTCTTCTGCAGAGAGCAGGCGTCCAGCCCACAGCCACCAGGCTAGAGCCCAATTCAGTCCTGGAGATGTTTGTCAAG GCTGTAGGCAGTGTGTACAGCGGACTGCGGGTTTTGTCTGAGCGTTCAGCCATGGTGACCAGGGCCCTGGACTACATTGGTGACATCCTGAAACACATTAAACCCTCTCTGGTCAGCAAGAACCAAGAGGGTCTGCAGCTGGCCTACTGGGCTGTTG GTTGCATAGTGAAGCACTGGAGCCCCCTGCTGGCCACATCTAAAGCACAGCAGCTTCTCTTCCGCATTGTGGACGGGCTGCTGCTTCCCCACAACCTCACACAGCAGGACAAAGCACTCAGGGACAGCCTGCCTCTATATTTACAG GGTCTGTCAGTGGCTTCCAGTGTGTCGCAGTCACAGGGCGCCTATGTGAAGCAGCAGCTCCGCTCGGTTACCCGCAGATATCTGGACCATTTCCTTCCAGCCTCCCCCTCAGTGGGCATAATTGCCAACCACCCAGTGCTTCTGAGTGCCTGCGAGGCCAACCCAACCACCTGGGGGGCAGCGCTGAGGAAGACCATCCTGGAGGTGCTCTG tGAGAACTTCCTGCAGTTTAAGGGTCACGCCCCTTCACCTAGGCTAGCGTCAGTCCTGATGTTCCTCTTAGAGCTTCTGAGACGAAACAGTGACTCAGACCCCGCCCTCCTCACTCTGCCCCTCCCGTCTCTGCTGCGCTGTGTGATGCTGGTCAACGACCCACAGG TGAGGAAGATAAGCACAGATGCCTTACAGCTTGTGGTAGAGCGATGCGCTGCTGCATCTACAGAGGGACCGTGTGACCAGATGATCAGTGTCTTACG GTCATTTGTGGAGGAGAATGAAGGCATCTACGACAGGCAGGTATACAGTGTCCTGGAGACGGTGGCTGTTTTAAATCCCTCTGTGGTTCAAGCTCTCGTTCCCAACCTGTCTCTCAGTCtgagaaacactgaacacaagaGAGGACTGGGCAAGAACATCACCTTGAG gaccAGCTCCAGGACTTGCCACCAGCTCCAAGAATCACTTGTTAGTCATACCAAATTTATTAATTTGGTCATTTGA
- the klhl32 gene encoding LOW QUALITY PROTEIN: kelch-like protein 32 (The sequence of the model RefSeq protein was modified relative to this genomic sequence to represent the inferred CDS: substituted 1 base at 1 genomic stop codon) has protein sequence XDQWLARSPMLQRRVYHVMAAVRRQLYVLGGNDLDYNNDRILVRHIDSYNMDLDQWTRCSFSLLTGQNESGVAVHDDRIYVVGGYSIWTNEPLACIQVLDLSTEGKEEVFYGPTLPFASNGIATCFLPAPHFTCPNLQTLQVPHHRIGAV, from the exons TAGGACCAGTGGCTGGCCCGCAGTCCCATGTTGCAGAGGCGGGTTTACCACGTTATGGCGGCTGTGAGGAGGCAGCTCTACGTGCTAGGTGGGAATGACCTGGACTACAACAATGACCGCATCCTGGTCCGGCACATTGACTCCTACAACATGGACCTGGACCAATGGACGCGCTGCTCCTTCAGCCTCCTCACGG GTCAAAATGAGTCCGGCGTTGCCGTCCATGATGATAGGATCTATGTGGTTGGAGGATACTCCATTTGGACCAATGAGCCTCTGGCGTGCATTCAG GTGCTGGATCTGAGCACAGAGGGGAAGGAGGAGGTTTTCTATGGGCCAACACTGCCATTCGCCTCCAATGGCATAGCAACTTGTTTCCTCCCTGCTCCTCACTTCACCTGCCCTAACCTACAGACTCTACAAGTACCCCATCACAGGATAGGTGCTGTTTAA